DNA sequence from the Oryzias melastigma strain HK-1 unplaced genomic scaffold, ASM292280v2 sc01746, whole genome shotgun sequence genome:
GAtgcaaccctgtacttgaagggcacagggacccacttaggcagcagcgtcaagggtctcgcctaaggacccaatctggatggagatcaatGGACACCCCGtatacttagcccactgagccatccagccgcttgtcatttttaaatccaaatgaaCTGTACTATTTTCTGTTCTCATACTATGGCTTAAAGCATCCGTGATGTAGAATTTGCGGAATTGCAAGAAGCACACATTCCTTCAAGCTTCCTGTTTACTCACTTTTGCACAAATATGGGCATGGGTGACGTTATTACACCCCTCTCCATGAATGTTTGTTATGCAAATCTTGTGTGTAACTATCTGTGTGTATGAGTTAACTTCAGTCAGTCCAACAAGGAATACATATGTGTTCTACTAATGATAAATAAAACGTAATCTCAAATACAGAAGGGGCTTATACAAAAATACACATAGTTTGTATTAACATGACCAtgttaataaactgcttacaaggtAAACAAATGtcttaactatctttgtcaacattatattgaatgttttgcaggacctcatctaaagtgttaccaaaaaatATGTGTGTGTTCAGGATGAAGATTTCTCATCAGTTTATATAGTGTAATGTGACTTGATATCTATTAAATCAcctctttttatttctcacaAAACTCAGATCAGCATTAGTTCTGAACATTCTTTATGCAATAttctaagaaaatattttttaacctattacattcttatattttaaaataaaaaaaataaatagtatcCATAATCATTAACATTAGATTAAGTGTCGTTaagataaaatgcatttttttttaattttatacacTTTTTACTAAATTTTATGTTCCCCTagccatgtttacattaaaacttttttatttttcaatatttttttatcttttctggtgtccgtggcagatataaaatcctgtccatctttgtcatggaagggatcaAACCttaatgtaagggtggggtcttttggaccccataagagagcacaagtgTCAGTGAGAAAAAGTAGCACAATACTCAAGGATGATTTagaactaccaaaaaaaaaatatgcagataTAGTAATATAACAGTTATCTTAATCTATAAGTAAATTTCCTtcagggcaaaaagaaaaatcatgacAATATCAGAATGCAaacttttaattcaattttctttttaaatttcataatctttttttttttaataatcagaaATATTACCTTTAGCTTCACTAATTAATTTACTTCTTACTTCAATGCAATAATGCAGTAACTGTATACCAAATATCTTAGCTGCAGTTTGATGAAAACTGTCACCTCTACGTGAGAGCTAACTGATTGTTAACATCCTGCGGATGATTTTctacatctttaaaacatttaaaaaatgtagacattTATCTGATCTGACAGCCCAGCATAAGCCCTAAAATCATGACGCTAAGACAAAGAAGAGAGGGCTGAACAGCTCCGGATGATGAAGGCGTTGTTGGCTTGATAGAATAACTGCAGACATCCACATTACCAACTTGGTCTACAACCACTATCTGCACGTTAGGTGAGCAGCAGGATGCGTTGTAGGATACCAGCGTCACACTCCCATTGGCTGTTGTTATATTGGAGTTTAACATCCCGCTGCCTTCTCTGAGACTGATGCGATCTATCCCAGTCCCATTTTCTCCATCAGTCACTTCCACAGAGAGCTCCCACATAGACTGGTTGCAGTTGTCACTGCAGTTGGATTGGAGACTAACCAGCTGGCAaactggaggagaaaaatctgtCACCTGAAAGTGGAAGAAGAtgattaaaatagaataaatacacataaaaatatatcaaatgtaTAGAAATGTAATCTTCTGTCTCATACGGACCTTTGGAAGAACAGTGAGACGCAGCACACCATAGTTGGTGTCTGCACCTCCTGGAGCTTCAGCCTCTATGGTCAGTGTGACACCAGTACCAGACTGGGAGGTAGAGGGTGCTGTGATACTGGCTGTACCGTTGGCACTACCTCCACTTTCCAGGGTTAAACTGGATGGGAAGGTTAAATCAAATCCTTGATCATTGGTAGCTTTGATTACAAAGTTTCCTCCATCACCAGTGGTCGTCACAGAAAAGGGAACGAGGAGTGGAGTTCCAGGCTCTAAGACACTTCCTGTATcagactgaaaacaaaacaaaattaagaccAATGAACATTCTTGATTAGAGTTAAAATGGTTTTGATAGCAGCTTTTTCTTACCACAGTAACAGTTAGTGTAGAGGCTCTCAGGCTGGTTGTAGACTGTCTCTGGAATGTCACTGAGGATGCTCTAGAAGTTGTACTGTTGGTACTCTGTCCTTTCACTAATACCACAAACTCAACTGATGGGATCTTGTCAAAGTGGACCAAGTATTGCCCTCCACCCTGAGCCTCCACAAGTCCGTTAACCTGTCCTGACCCTGAGGATTCGACCAAAGTGACTTCAGTCACTGTGGTGGAGTCAGCCTCAAGTAGAGTCACCTCCAGACTGGTGTTACTGCCTTTGAAGGAAACAAAATCTTGTAAAACTGAATGACTGAAAGAAGGAGAACTGGctcaaaagcaaagaaaaagagttCTTTTTTACCAGCTGTTGGACGATTTTCCACGAGTTCAAATCCTCCTAATGGGCCCTGAGATTGCACCATGAATCTAAAGATGAAATCAATAGGACTCTGACCTGTAAACAATTCaagcaaaagaagaaagtaATTGAGGAAACCATGTGCATCAACAGCTTTAAGTCATAAAAACACAGGTCAATAATGGTGCACCACAGGGCTCTGTACTGGGATGGGTTTTTTCCAGCCtatttgtttggtttgattaaATTGGTTTGTATTATAAGTCACAACTGCATACATTCCTATTGTTATGGTCCTGATACCCAGCCATACTTACCTGACGGAGAGAATTCAAACTACAAGCATGTGAAGGGTCCAATTGTAGTAGTCTTGTTATAGTTATTGTTTTAACATAAGGTAAACAGNNNNNNNNNNNNNNNNNNNNNNNNNNNNNNNNNNNNNNNNNNNNNNNNNNNNNNNNNNNNNNNNNNNNNNNNNNNNNNNNNNNNNNNNNNNNNNNNNNNNNNNNNNNNNNNNNNNNNNNNNNNNNNNNNNNNNNNNNNNNNNNNNNNNNNNNNNNNNNNNNNNNNNNNNNNNNNNNNNNNNNNNNNNNNNNNNNNNNNNNNNNNNNNNNNNNNNNNNNNNNNNNNNNNNNNNNNNNNNNNNNNNNNNNNNNNNNNNNNNNNNNNNNNNNNNNNNNNNNNNNNNNNNNNNNNNNNNNNNNNNNNNNNNNNNNNNNNNNNNNNNNNNNNNNNNNNNNNNNNNNNNNNNNNNNNNNNNNNNNNNNNNNNNNNNNNNNNNNNNNNNNNNNNNNNNNNNNNNNNNNNNNNNNNNNNNNNNNNNNNNNNNNNNNNNNNNNNNNNNNNNNNNNNNNNNNNNNNNNNNNNNNNNNNNNNNNNNNNNNNNNNNNNNNNNNNNNNNNNNNNNNNNNNNNNNNNNNNNNNNNNNNNNNNNNNNNNNNNNNNNNNNNNNNNNNNNNNNNNNNNNNNNNNNNNNNNNNNNNNNNNNNNNNNNNNNNNNNNNNNNNNNNNNNNNNNNNNNNNNNNNNNNNNNNNNNNNNNNNNNNNNNNNNNNNNNNNNNNNNNNNNNNNNNNNNNNNNNNNNNNNNNNNNNNNNNNNNNNNNNNNNNNNNNNNNNNNNNNNNNNNNNNNNNNNNNNNNNNNNNNNNNNNNNNNNNNNNNNNNNNNNNNNNNNNNNNNNNNNNNNNNNNNNNNNNNNNNNNNNNNNNNNNNNNNNNNNNNNNNNNNNNNNNNNNNNNNNNNNNNNNNNNNNGAGCTTGTGGACTCTGTGATTATGCTGGTGGCCTGGAGCAGCTGATTTTTGGAAACTTGAATAGCTTGTCCTCCTGAAGCCTGAGCCAGATCTCTGTACAGCTGAGAATCTGCTCTCACCATCCGCTGGCTTTGCTGTTGCTGTTGGCTCCCATCAGCTTGTCTGCGACGGCGTGACCCTAGTACGCCGGTAAGCATGAAGTTCACCTGAAAGAttgcaaaatattgaaactaaaaaataagGTTGACCTTTGATGATGACCACCAACTTAAGTTTGCATGAGTTCCATTTGAGTTTATTTACACTCTtgtttcacacaaaatgttctcaaacgggaaaaacacaaag
Encoded proteins:
- the LOC112141769 gene encoding uncharacterized protein LOC112141769, producing the protein MVQSQGPLGGFELVENRPTAGSNTSLEVTLLEADSTTVTEVTLVESSGSGQVNGLVEAQGGGQYLVHFDKIPSVEFVVLVKGQSTNSTTSRASSVTFQRQSTTSLRASTLTVTVSDTGSVLEPGTPLLVPFSVTTTGDGGNFVIKATNDQGFDLTFPSSLTLESGGSANGTASITAPSTSQSGTGVTLTIEAEAPGGADTNYGVLRLTVLPKVTDFSPPVCQLVSLQSNCSDNCNQSMWELSVEVTDGENGTGIDRISLREGSGMLNSNITTANGSVTLVSYNASCCSPNVQIVVVDQVGNVDVCSYSIKPTTPSSSGAVQPSLLCLSVMILGLMLGCQIR